A region of Planococcus sp. MSAK28401 DNA encodes the following proteins:
- the rplV gene encoding 50S ribosomal protein L22 produces MQAKAVARTVRIAPRKVRLVVDLIRGKQIGEAVAILNHTPKAASIVVEKLLKSAAANAEHNYEMNIENLVISEVFVDEGPTLKRFRPRAMGRASAINKRTSHITLVVSEKKEG; encoded by the coding sequence ATGCAAGCAAAAGCTGTTGCTAGAACAGTACGTATTGCTCCTCGTAAAGTCCGTTTAGTAGTAGATTTAATCCGAGGCAAGCAAATCGGTGAAGCGGTCGCAATTTTGAACCACACTCCTAAAGCAGCATCCATTGTTGTTGAGAAGTTGTTGAAATCTGCAGCTGCTAACGCTGAACACAATTACGAAATGAACATCGAGAACCTTGTCATCAGCGAAGTATTCGTTGACGAAGGGCCGACTTTGAAGCGTTTCCGTCCACGTGCAATGGGACGCGCGAGCGCAATCAACAAACGCACTAGCCACATCACACTAGTGGTATCTGAGAAGAAGGAGGGATAA
- the rpsC gene encoding 30S ribosomal protein S3: MGQKIHPIGMRIGIIRDWESKWYAEKDYATLLHEDLKIRGYIETRLKEASVSKIEIERAANRVNVTIHTAKPGMVIGKGGSEVEVLRTQLNAMTGKRVHINIVEIKRADLDAKLVAEGIARQLENRASFRRAQKQTIQRTMRSGAKGIKTQVSGRLGGADIARAESYSEGTVPLHTLRADIDYAHAEADTTYGKLGVKVWIYRGEVLPTKKNSEEGGK, encoded by the coding sequence GTGGGACAAAAAATTCATCCAATTGGAATGCGAATCGGAATCATCCGTGACTGGGAGTCTAAATGGTACGCTGAGAAAGACTACGCGACACTCCTTCACGAAGATTTGAAGATCCGTGGATACATCGAAACACGTTTGAAAGAAGCTTCTGTTTCTAAAATCGAAATCGAACGCGCTGCAAACCGTGTGAACGTTACAATCCACACTGCGAAACCAGGTATGGTAATCGGTAAAGGTGGCTCTGAAGTAGAAGTACTTCGTACGCAACTGAACGCGATGACTGGCAAGCGTGTACACATCAACATCGTAGAAATCAAAAGAGCTGACCTTGATGCGAAATTGGTCGCTGAAGGAATCGCGCGCCAGCTAGAAAACCGTGCATCTTTCCGCCGTGCTCAAAAACAAACGATCCAACGTACTATGCGTTCTGGCGCTAAAGGGATCAAAACTCAAGTATCTGGACGTCTAGGCGGAGCTGACATTGCCCGTGCTGAGTCCTATAGCGAAGGAACTGTTCCGCTCCATACATTGCGTGCAGACATCGACTACGCGCACGCTGAAGCAGACACTACTTATGGTAAGCTTGGCGTAAAAGTATGGATCTACCGCGGTGAAGTCCTTCCAACCAAGAAGAATTCTGAGGAAGGAGGCAAATAA
- the rplP gene encoding 50S ribosomal protein L16: MLLPKRVKYRREHRGKMRGEAKGGKEVAFGEYGLQALESSWITNRQIESARIAMTRYMKRGGKVWIKIFPHKPYTKKPLEVRMGSGKGSPEGWVAVVKTGKIMFEIAGVSEEVAREALRLASHKLPVKTKFVKREEIGGESNES, from the coding sequence ATGTTATTGCCAAAACGCGTAAAATATCGTCGTGAACACCGTGGCAAGATGCGCGGAGAAGCGAAAGGCGGCAAAGAAGTCGCATTCGGCGAATATGGCCTGCAGGCTCTTGAGTCTTCATGGATCACTAACCGCCAAATCGAATCTGCCCGTATCGCTATGACACGTTACATGAAACGTGGCGGTAAAGTCTGGATCAAGATTTTCCCTCACAAGCCATACACGAAAAAGCCTCTTGAAGTACGGATGGGTTCCGGTAAAGGTTCACCTGAAGGCTGGGTAGCGGTAGTAAAAACTGGTAAAATTATGTTCGAAATCGCTGGAGTATCTGAAGAAGTTGCACGCGAAGCATTGCGTCTTGCCTCTCACAAACTGCCAGTGAAAACGAAATTCGTAAAACGCGAAGAAATTGGTGGTGAATCGAATGAAAGCTAA
- the rpmC gene encoding 50S ribosomal protein L29 produces MKANEIRDLTTAEIEQKVKSLKEELFNLRFQLATGQLENTARIREVRKAIARMKTVIHERELSGNN; encoded by the coding sequence ATGAAAGCTAATGAAATCCGTGACCTAACCACTGCTGAAATCGAACAAAAAGTGAAATCACTGAAAGAAGAGCTTTTCAACCTTCGCTTCCAATTGGCTACTGGTCAATTAGAAAACACTGCTCGCATCCGCGAAGTACGTAAAGCGATTGCCCGTATGAAAACTGTGATTCATGAAAGAGAACTCAGTGGCAACAACTGA